A region of Campylobacter armoricus DNA encodes the following proteins:
- the cysD gene encoding sulfate adenylyltransferase subunit CysD, producing MTYLEYLESQSIYIIREVIAEFEKPAMLYSIGKDSSVMLHLLQKAFYPSLPPFPLVHVDTTWKFKEMIEFRDKRVKELGMELIIYQNPKIKELNLSPFVHGSSMHTDIAKTQGLKQMLDLYQFDAVFGGARRDEEKSRAKERIYSFRDENHSWDPKNQRPELWDIYNGRHKKGESIRVFPLSNWTELDIWQYIYKENIPLPSLYFAKKRPIVEYMGAKILVDDERMPKELAKNAKEELVRFRTLGCYPLTGAINSSASNVLEIIEELLFSKTSERQGRLIDTDEEASMEKKKKEGYF from the coding sequence ATGACCTATTTAGAATATTTAGAATCGCAGTCCATTTACATCATCCGTGAAGTTATAGCTGAGTTTGAAAAACCAGCTATGCTTTATAGTATAGGTAAAGATAGCTCGGTTATGCTTCATCTTTTGCAAAAAGCATTTTACCCAAGTTTACCTCCATTTCCTTTAGTACATGTAGATACTACATGGAAATTTAAAGAGATGATAGAATTTAGAGATAAAAGAGTCAAAGAGCTTGGTATGGAACTTATTATCTATCAAAATCCTAAAATCAAAGAATTAAATCTTTCTCCATTTGTGCATGGCTCATCTATGCATACAGATATTGCCAAAACGCAAGGTTTAAAACAAATGCTTGATCTGTATCAATTTGATGCAGTATTTGGTGGTGCAAGAAGAGATGAAGAAAAATCGCGTGCAAAGGAAAGAATTTATTCTTTCCGTGATGAAAACCACTCATGGGATCCAAAAAATCAACGCCCAGAATTATGGGATATCTACAATGGTCGTCATAAAAAAGGTGAATCCATAAGAGTTTTCCCGCTTAGTAATTGGACTGAGCTTGATATATGGCAGTATATTTACAAAGAAAATATTCCCTTACCAAGTCTTTATTTTGCTAAAAAGCGACCGATAGTAGAATATATGGGGGCTAAAATTTTAGTTGATGATGAGCGCATGCCAAAAGAACTTGCCAAAAATGCCAAAGAAGAATTGGTTCGTTTTAGAACTTTAGGTTGCTACCCGCTAACAGGAGCTATAAATTCAAGTGCTAGCAATGTTTTAGAAATTATCGAAGAGCTTTTGTTTTCTAAAACAAGTGAAAGACAAGGTAGGCTTATAGACACTGATGAAGAAGCAAGTATGGAAAAAAAGAAAAAAGAGGGATATTTTTAA